Proteins found in one Amycolatopsis aidingensis genomic segment:
- a CDS encoding zinc-dependent alcohol dehydrogenase, with translation MYTEDPATDASTMRALVVKGPAEHGLERVPCPRPGPDQALVAVTHVALCGTDLRLLRGTLHDAEYPVIPGHEWAGVVRAAPGRPELVGKAVVGHNFLPCGDCQWCERGAQNLCLALDEVGFSLPGAFAEAFCLPAENLRPLPEGLSGAEGCLVEPLCVAIHAVQRAGELTGRTVGVLGAGAVGLLAAQLAVAGGAKSVTVADPSAHRRAIAADLGLGVVPDLQTWHDDPQEVVFDATGVATVFPDGLVATRQGGTYVLVGYSGEDRTPFEPSVVMLRELTVVGSLSGVGMIDRALRAIADGSVRLGPLLSEALPLSDYRSVLDIPAQRAPLRNIFFVEQDSSREEGTA, from the coding sequence ATGTATACCGAAGATCCGGCCACGGACGCGAGCACGATGCGCGCCCTGGTCGTCAAGGGCCCGGCCGAGCACGGCCTGGAACGAGTCCCGTGCCCTCGCCCGGGACCGGACCAGGCGCTGGTCGCGGTCACGCACGTCGCGCTCTGCGGCACCGATCTACGGCTGCTGCGCGGCACGCTGCACGACGCCGAGTACCCGGTGATTCCCGGGCACGAGTGGGCAGGCGTGGTACGTGCGGCACCGGGTCGACCCGAGCTGGTCGGCAAGGCTGTGGTGGGGCACAACTTCCTGCCGTGCGGCGATTGCCAGTGGTGCGAGCGCGGGGCGCAGAACCTGTGTCTCGCCCTTGACGAGGTGGGGTTCAGCCTGCCGGGCGCGTTCGCCGAGGCGTTCTGCCTGCCAGCGGAGAACCTGCGCCCGCTGCCGGAAGGACTGTCCGGGGCCGAGGGCTGTCTGGTGGAACCGCTGTGCGTGGCGATCCACGCCGTGCAGCGGGCCGGCGAGCTGACCGGGCGTACGGTCGGCGTGCTCGGCGCGGGAGCGGTCGGCCTGCTCGCCGCGCAGCTCGCCGTCGCGGGCGGGGCGAAGTCGGTCACCGTGGCCGACCCGAGCGCGCACCGGCGGGCCATCGCCGCCGACCTCGGCCTCGGCGTGGTACCGGATCTTCAGACATGGCATGACGATCCGCAGGAGGTCGTGTTCGACGCGACCGGCGTTGCGACGGTGTTCCCGGACGGGCTGGTGGCGACCCGGCAGGGCGGCACCTACGTGCTGGTCGGCTACTCCGGCGAGGACCGGACACCGTTCGAGCCGAGCGTGGTGATGCTGCGCGAGCTGACCGTGGTCGGCTCGCTGTCCGGGGTCGGCATGATCGACCGGGCGCTGCGCGCGATCGCCGACGGCTCGGTACGGCTCGGTCCGCTGCTCAGCGAGGCGCTGCCGCTCTCGGACTACCGGTCCGTGCTGGACATACCGGCACAGCGGGCTCCGCTGCGCAACATCTTCTTCGTGGAGCAGGATTCGAGTCGGGAAGAGGGAACCGCATGA
- a CDS encoding PIG-L deacetylase family protein has translation MADGLTGDGALLALSPHLDDAVLSVGAALAAVAATGRPVVVCTVFAGEPVPPLSEPAARFHRDCGLGADAVAVRQREDLAAVAALGATPLHLPFLDALYRRHGDGWLCTWLGAHFDPGLPAEPELTAEITAEIAGLLRSLRPAAVWTCAAIGGHVDHRLTLATAAAACAAEGFRLARWEDLPYAIGRSAESGQGRLLTGPISAAHRERKLAAIGEYRSQLGMLFPAGGPAWRSAFAGHAAARLETHGAEELVWSAEPPACAHASGSGLSPSR, from the coding sequence ATGGCTGACGGCCTCACCGGGGACGGGGCACTGCTGGCCCTTTCCCCGCATCTGGACGACGCCGTGCTGTCGGTGGGCGCGGCCCTGGCCGCGGTGGCGGCGACCGGAAGGCCGGTGGTGGTCTGCACCGTGTTCGCAGGCGAGCCCGTCCCGCCGCTGTCGGAACCCGCCGCGCGGTTCCACCGTGACTGCGGACTCGGTGCGGACGCGGTCGCCGTGCGCCAGCGAGAAGACCTGGCAGCGGTGGCCGCTCTCGGCGCGACACCGCTGCATCTGCCGTTCCTGGACGCCCTGTACCGGCGACACGGGGACGGCTGGCTGTGCACCTGGCTGGGCGCGCACTTCGATCCCGGCCTGCCAGCCGAACCGGAGCTCACGGCGGAGATCACCGCCGAGATCGCCGGGCTGCTGCGGTCGCTGCGCCCGGCCGCGGTGTGGACCTGCGCGGCCATCGGCGGGCACGTCGACCACCGGCTCACCCTGGCGACCGCGGCCGCGGCCTGCGCGGCCGAGGGCTTCCGGCTCGCGCGGTGGGAGGACCTGCCCTATGCCATCGGCAGATCCGCCGAGAGCGGCCAGGGCAGGCTGCTGACCGGGCCGATCTCGGCGGCACATCGGGAACGCAAGCTCGCCGCGATCGGCGAGTACCGCTCGCAGCTTGGCATGCTCTTCCCGGCGGGCGGACCCGCGTGGCGCTCGGCCTTCGCCGGGCACGCCGCGGCGCGGTTGGAGACGCACGGCGCGGAGGAGCTGGTGTGGTCCGCCGAGCCGCCTGCCTGCGCTCACGCGTCCGGGTCCGGGCTGTCGCCCAGCCGGTGA
- a CDS encoding TylF/MycF family methyltransferase, which translates to MNPTTPMSLTPRSAEQVENATYGDPGRAREIYGEAFRLTFEYVYGSHIPGAVAEFGCFEGFSSLLLADLIAEFRAETEFYAKTFPRHFYVYDSFQGFPESTNNVDSISYEVADSGYWREHEDAAPPGTEEMLRAEFTHRIGETGWTIVPGMFSDSLHTTPLTEDVAIANLDCDLYSSTVEVLDHLLGDRLLPDGAVLLMDDYNCNRANPRFGMRRAMRECFARTDGFYDYSEFLRYGWHGRAFFVHRLGDSPDPDA; encoded by the coding sequence ATGAACCCGACGACCCCGATGTCCCTGACGCCGCGCAGTGCCGAGCAGGTGGAGAACGCCACCTACGGCGATCCCGGCCGGGCGAGGGAGATCTACGGCGAGGCGTTCCGGCTCACCTTCGAGTACGTGTACGGCAGCCACATCCCCGGCGCGGTCGCCGAGTTCGGCTGCTTCGAGGGGTTCAGCTCGTTGCTGCTCGCCGACCTGATCGCCGAGTTCCGCGCGGAGACCGAGTTCTACGCCAAGACCTTTCCCCGCCACTTCTACGTCTACGACTCGTTCCAGGGGTTTCCCGAGAGCACCAACAACGTCGACTCGATCTCCTACGAGGTCGCCGACAGCGGGTACTGGCGCGAGCACGAGGACGCCGCGCCACCCGGCACCGAGGAGATGCTGCGCGCGGAGTTCACCCACCGGATCGGCGAGACCGGCTGGACGATCGTGCCCGGCATGTTCTCCGACAGCCTCCACACCACCCCGCTGACCGAGGACGTTGCCATCGCCAACCTCGACTGCGACCTGTACTCATCCACCGTGGAGGTGCTCGATCACCTGCTCGGCGACCGGCTGCTTCCGGACGGAGCGGTGCTGCTGATGGATGACTACAACTGCAACCGGGCCAACCCCCGGTTCGGCATGCGCCGCGCGATGCGGGAGTGCTTCGCCCGCACCGACGGCTTCTACGACTACAGCGAGTTCCTGCGCTACGGCTGGCACGGCCGCGCGTTCTTCGTTCACCGGCTGGGCGACAGCCCGGACCCGGACGCGTGA
- a CDS encoding radical SAM protein, which translates to MIHLPIAPTNAPALPPVPRYVTVFVNWACNLSCRECWLYGDSSSENTWLEEVKKEHISLDMWNGIVDELVAHAPNPSISMMGGEPLMHPQVLELVRQAKTRAPESQLDMSTNGTLLPRVAEGLVDGGIDIVYVSLDGPTAEINNPIRGRKSFERVVAGIEALQEATRKAGHGPRIALNFTLTGMNYTSLPGMVRLAEELGVPEVTVDLAMYFTKEEGKATRPAFEAITGRPFMSWTGYCNEHQHANVDRDTLWRILDEAKTCSDTVNVLVAPVRYSSEEQSTFFTDQWRDVVQETTCPKLWAQSTVLPNGDVLSCTPFADTVMGSVRDSTLGEVWTGDTYGRMRELIRQDLEPICYRCCELSLDIEVDPALFAKTATEPTTAEGQ; encoded by the coding sequence GTGATCCATCTGCCTATCGCACCGACCAACGCACCCGCTCTCCCCCCGGTTCCGCGGTATGTCACCGTCTTCGTCAACTGGGCGTGCAACCTGAGTTGCCGTGAGTGCTGGCTCTACGGTGATTCCTCCAGTGAGAACACCTGGCTCGAGGAAGTGAAAAAGGAACACATCAGCCTGGATATGTGGAACGGGATTGTCGACGAGCTCGTCGCACATGCCCCGAACCCCAGCATCTCGATGATGGGCGGTGAGCCGCTGATGCATCCGCAGGTGCTGGAACTGGTGCGCCAGGCCAAGACCCGCGCTCCGGAGTCCCAGTTGGACATGAGTACCAACGGAACCCTGCTGCCAAGGGTCGCGGAAGGACTGGTCGACGGTGGCATCGACATCGTGTACGTCTCGCTGGACGGACCCACCGCCGAGATCAACAACCCGATCCGCGGCCGCAAGTCCTTCGAGCGGGTCGTCGCGGGTATCGAGGCGCTACAGGAGGCCACCCGCAAGGCCGGACATGGCCCGCGCATCGCGCTGAACTTCACCCTCACCGGGATGAACTACACCTCGCTGCCCGGGATGGTGCGGCTCGCCGAGGAGCTCGGCGTGCCCGAGGTGACCGTCGACCTCGCGATGTACTTCACCAAGGAGGAAGGAAAGGCGACCCGCCCCGCCTTCGAGGCGATCACCGGCAGGCCGTTCATGTCCTGGACCGGTTACTGCAACGAGCACCAGCACGCGAACGTCGACCGGGACACGCTGTGGCGGATCCTGGACGAGGCCAAGACTTGTTCGGACACGGTCAACGTGCTGGTCGCACCGGTACGCTATTCCAGCGAGGAGCAGAGCACGTTCTTCACCGACCAGTGGCGCGATGTCGTGCAGGAGACCACCTGCCCGAAACTGTGGGCGCAGAGCACCGTGCTGCCCAACGGGGACGTGCTCAGCTGCACCCCGTTCGCCGACACCGTCATGGGCTCGGTGCGGGACTCCACCCTCGGCGAGGTGTGGACAGGGGACACCTACGGCCGGATGCGCGAGCTCATCCGGCAGGACCTGGAACCGATCTGCTACCGATGCTGCGAGCTGAGCCTTGACATCGAGGTCGATCCCGCGCTGTTCGCCAAGACCGCGACCGAACCCACTACCGCAGAAGGACAGTAA
- a CDS encoding B12-binding domain-containing radical SAM protein: MVEIGRHMPIGLAYLAAQLRTAGMEVEIFDSLAWTDDNHVVSPEDYTDADRAKLDAHPRWRHLVHWGATWERITDKLSSGGYDVVGVSCMFTPYYEPAYQLARLAREILPEARIVLGGQHPTVAHHHAMTEDAFDALVLGEAEANVADVFRALHAGESLLSQPGVAFRCGKGMCDCAEPGDRIHLQPRASFLQDLDSLPKPDVTLLDMSSYDATATLITSRGCPFSCSFCTVHATVGKQFRTRSSKNVADEIEHYVKEHGIRRFFVEDDNFTFDIDRVHEICRAIRDRDLDVELHLPNGMTVVKLDEQLVTDMAGAGFRSLFLGLETTDMARLRKIRKGFTSLRKVRDGAALFTEKGVDVGASLIVGLLGQSAEELVKDSVNLMLAGVRFWTNPFYPIPGSPDFQQCLANGLITHDTELALYDQFNFAIGSDQLSPAELYWSWVSTQAMAQWPAFMLEGAARRERGPVPLAEGLERLLAHSTDLFGPDGGLEVPAVPVIVDGDRVHVHPDGCYDAMQHIAGKPRPDDLCTFTGDALAAAVSLYTGVAHGSRQLPGKTEGRCVFALSVDDVDPVFERICRIAVTVLRESLDELADEPDSAVVVE; encoded by the coding sequence ATGGTCGAGATCGGTCGGCATATGCCGATCGGCCTCGCATATCTCGCGGCGCAACTCCGTACCGCTGGAATGGAGGTCGAGATATTCGATTCCCTGGCGTGGACGGATGACAATCACGTCGTTTCGCCGGAGGATTACACCGATGCCGACCGGGCGAAGCTCGACGCCCATCCGCGCTGGCGGCACCTGGTGCACTGGGGTGCGACCTGGGAGCGCATCACCGACAAGCTGAGCTCCGGCGGCTACGACGTGGTCGGGGTGTCCTGCATGTTCACCCCGTACTACGAGCCCGCCTACCAGCTCGCCCGGCTGGCCAGGGAGATCCTGCCCGAGGCGAGGATCGTGCTCGGCGGGCAGCATCCCACGGTCGCGCACCACCACGCGATGACCGAGGATGCTTTCGACGCGCTGGTGCTTGGTGAGGCCGAGGCCAACGTCGCGGACGTCTTCCGTGCCCTGCACGCGGGGGAGAGCCTGCTGTCCCAGCCCGGTGTGGCGTTTCGGTGCGGAAAGGGGATGTGCGACTGCGCGGAACCGGGCGACCGAATTCACCTGCAGCCTCGCGCGAGTTTCTTGCAGGATCTCGACAGTCTTCCCAAGCCCGATGTGACGCTGCTCGACATGAGTAGCTACGACGCCACGGCAACGTTGATCACCAGCCGCGGTTGCCCATTTTCCTGCTCTTTCTGTACCGTGCACGCCACTGTCGGTAAGCAATTCAGGACGCGGTCCTCGAAAAATGTTGCCGACGAGATCGAGCACTATGTCAAGGAGCACGGTATCCGGCGGTTCTTCGTCGAGGACGATAATTTCACCTTCGACATCGACAGAGTCCACGAGATATGCCGGGCGATCCGGGACCGCGACCTCGACGTGGAACTGCACCTGCCCAACGGGATGACCGTTGTCAAACTCGACGAGCAACTGGTCACCGATATGGCAGGCGCCGGGTTCCGCAGCCTGTTCCTCGGCCTCGAGACCACCGACATGGCGCGGTTGCGCAAGATTCGAAAGGGGTTCACCTCGCTGCGGAAGGTCCGGGACGGTGCCGCACTGTTCACCGAGAAGGGTGTGGATGTCGGCGCCTCGCTGATCGTCGGCCTGCTCGGGCAGAGTGCGGAGGAGCTGGTCAAGGACTCGGTCAACCTGATGCTGGCCGGGGTTCGTTTCTGGACCAACCCGTTCTACCCGATCCCTGGTTCCCCGGACTTCCAGCAGTGCCTCGCCAACGGGTTGATCACCCACGACACCGAACTCGCGCTGTACGACCAGTTCAACTTCGCCATCGGCTCCGACCAGCTCTCGCCAGCCGAGCTCTACTGGTCCTGGGTGAGCACGCAGGCGATGGCGCAGTGGCCCGCGTTCATGCTGGAGGGCGCGGCCCGGCGGGAACGCGGACCGGTGCCGCTGGCCGAAGGGCTCGAGCGCCTGCTGGCGCACAGCACGGACCTGTTCGGTCCGGACGGTGGACTGGAGGTACCCGCGGTCCCGGTCATCGTGGACGGCGACCGGGTACACGTGCATCCGGACGGCTGCTACGACGCGATGCAGCACATCGCGGGCAAGCCCCGGCCGGACGACCTGTGCACCTTCACCGGAGACGCCCTCGCAGCCGCGGTCAGCCTGTACACCGGGGTGGCCCACGGTTCCCGGCAGCTGCCTGGCAAGACCGAGGGACGTTGCGTGTTCGCGCTCAGCGTGGACGATGTGGACCCGGTCTTCGAGCGGATCTGCCGGATCGCCGTCACCGTGCTGCGCGAGTCGCTGGACGAGCTGGCCGACGAGCCGGACAGTGCCGTGGTGGTCGAGTAG
- a CDS encoding GMC oxidoreductase: MRGAQYDACVVGSGAAGGVVAAVLVAAGWNVLVVEQGEHVPGGTYLHDLIPGFETARARTLEGEWTEDGYPWTASCVGGGTRFYAGVSLRLREIDFDASAYVASDALPPAWPFGYAQLRPHYDWVERRLGVTSDGGLDPHRPSPPLDLLPPHRQSARGAALAAAGRSLGMNPFPMPLAVTSRSFGDAPACTDLTTCTDYACPSGAKGDVYRRLLEPLSAEPNLTVRTGLKALRLAEDRAGHVRELECLDLTTGARESVFARQFVVAANAIQTAALLLRSRSERSPDGLGNGNDLVGRGLCMKVGQNLTARLADDLPDTPPASGGRYVTVALTDHYLDADCPTGLGGLILETGPLDPAGRADPRLLRLECLLADQPMATNRVRLDWSTVDSLGLPRLVLDYRPHPVDLERLAYLRKRGGELLTAAGAVEVTAEPMDFTLGSGHLHGTCRMGSDPRSSVCDPAGRVHGVRNVVVADGALMPYPGGVNPALTIQAVAHRVARSLVESGPR, encoded by the coding sequence ATGCGCGGCGCTCAGTACGACGCGTGCGTCGTCGGCAGCGGAGCGGCCGGCGGGGTGGTGGCCGCGGTGCTGGTCGCCGCGGGCTGGAATGTGCTCGTCGTCGAGCAGGGCGAGCACGTCCCTGGTGGGACGTACCTGCACGACCTGATCCCTGGCTTCGAGACCGCGCGGGCCAGGACACTGGAAGGGGAGTGGACCGAGGACGGCTACCCGTGGACGGCGTCCTGCGTCGGTGGCGGGACCCGGTTCTACGCGGGTGTCTCGCTGCGCCTGCGGGAGATCGACTTCGACGCCTCGGCGTATGTCGCCTCGGACGCGTTGCCGCCGGCGTGGCCTTTCGGTTACGCGCAGCTGCGGCCGCACTACGACTGGGTGGAGCGGCGGCTGGGGGTCACTTCGGACGGTGGACTCGACCCGCACCGGCCCTCGCCACCCCTCGACCTGCTCCCGCCGCACCGGCAGAGTGCGCGCGGCGCCGCGCTGGCGGCCGCCGGCCGGTCGCTCGGGATGAACCCGTTCCCGATGCCGCTCGCGGTGACCTCCCGCTCGTTCGGCGATGCCCCAGCCTGCACCGACCTCACCACCTGCACCGACTACGCCTGTCCAAGCGGGGCCAAGGGCGATGTGTACCGGCGGCTGCTGGAGCCGCTTTCGGCCGAGCCCAATCTGACGGTACGCACCGGACTCAAGGCGCTGCGCCTCGCGGAGGACCGCGCGGGCCACGTCCGTGAGCTGGAGTGCCTCGACCTCACCACCGGTGCGCGGGAGTCGGTGTTCGCGCGCCAGTTCGTGGTCGCGGCCAACGCGATCCAGACCGCTGCGCTGTTGCTGCGCTCCCGTTCGGAGCGCTCGCCGGACGGTCTTGGCAACGGGAACGACCTGGTTGGCCGTGGCCTGTGTATGAAGGTTGGCCAGAACCTCACCGCCCGGCTGGCCGATGACCTTCCCGACACGCCGCCTGCGAGCGGCGGCCGGTATGTGACGGTGGCGTTGACCGATCATTACCTGGATGCGGACTGCCCGACCGGGCTCGGCGGGCTCATCCTGGAGACCGGGCCCCTCGATCCGGCCGGGCGGGCGGATCCGCGACTTCTTCGATTGGAGTGCCTGCTGGCCGACCAACCGATGGCGACCAACCGCGTCCGCCTCGATTGGTCCACAGTAGATAGTCTTGGACTTCCCCGGTTGGTGCTGGACTACCGGCCGCACCCGGTGGATCTGGAACGGTTGGCGTACCTGCGCAAGCGGGGCGGGGAACTGCTGACCGCGGCCGGGGCGGTCGAGGTGACCGCCGAGCCGATGGACTTCACCCTTGGCAGCGGGCACCTGCATGGCACCTGCCGGATGGGCTCGGATCCCCGTAGCTCGGTCTGCGACCCGGCAGGCCGGGTGCACGGCGTGCGCAACGTGGTCGTGGCCGACGGCGCGCTGATGCCGTATCCCGGCGGGGTGAACCCCGCGCTGACCATTCAGGCCGTTGCCCATCGTGTCGCCCGTTCCCTTGTGGAGTCCGGTCCCAGGTGA
- a CDS encoding glycosyltransferase family 4 protein: MESEPGRADRAARLGASSEGSAGAHQEESGLHVLRLTPYYYLADRELTHRELQYEPIGGMQVQIMQTTEQVSALGSRQSVVLPRRPGMPARLATDERTSFELLSLPVAPIPTRSKGYIGLLVSWGMAVTAWCVRQRIRRTHRRFSLIHVHCSELPWTFLFAVIAKFLLRLPLVITTHCSAIATFHPETPLGRLLIGPARLFERWAVRRADAAVVLTERIRRVYLENGLTTPDRVHIVPDGVRLDAFRPSAGDPEPDSGPPVVLYCGRFAPEKGWADYVEAAALLVREGASARFVMCGDGNELRHCRADLRRLGIVDHVELRGHLERDEIAEAIKSAAVVVIPSRHEELGGTVLEALTAGKAVVVTEVGGLPEVVDHGAAGLIVPPYDPPGLAAAVRKYLDSPELRREHGRAGTLRAAGYELETVSKRLTEVYAAVSGVRTPGRT, translated from the coding sequence ATGGAGTCCGAGCCCGGCCGAGCCGATCGTGCCGCGCGTTTAGGAGCAAGCTCTGAGGGTAGTGCGGGAGCGCACCAGGAGGAGTCCGGCCTGCACGTCCTGCGGCTCACCCCGTACTACTACCTCGCCGACCGTGAGCTGACCCATCGGGAGCTGCAATACGAACCGATCGGCGGGATGCAGGTGCAGATCATGCAGACCACCGAGCAGGTGTCCGCGCTCGGTTCCCGGCAGTCCGTGGTGCTGCCCCGCAGGCCCGGCATGCCTGCCAGGCTCGCGACCGACGAGCGGACCTCGTTCGAACTGCTCTCGCTGCCGGTGGCACCGATCCCCACCCGCTCCAAGGGCTACATCGGGCTGCTGGTGTCCTGGGGAATGGCGGTGACGGCCTGGTGCGTCCGGCAACGGATACGGCGCACCCATCGCCGGTTCTCGCTGATCCATGTGCACTGCAGTGAACTACCGTGGACCTTCCTGTTCGCCGTCATCGCGAAGTTCCTGCTGCGGCTGCCGTTGGTGATCACCACACATTGCAGCGCCATCGCCACCTTCCATCCGGAGACGCCACTCGGCAGACTGCTGATCGGTCCGGCCAGGCTGTTCGAACGCTGGGCGGTCCGCAGGGCCGATGCCGCCGTCGTGCTGACCGAACGCATCCGCAGGGTGTATCTCGAGAACGGACTGACCACACCGGATCGGGTGCACATCGTGCCGGACGGCGTCCGGCTGGACGCGTTCCGGCCCTCCGCGGGGGATCCCGAGCCCGACAGCGGGCCGCCCGTGGTGCTCTATTGCGGCCGGTTCGCGCCGGAGAAGGGCTGGGCCGACTACGTCGAGGCGGCGGCACTGCTGGTCCGGGAAGGCGCCAGCGCCCGGTTCGTGATGTGCGGGGACGGCAACGAGCTCCGGCACTGCCGTGCGGATCTCCGCAGGCTCGGCATCGTGGACCACGTCGAGCTGCGCGGGCACCTGGAACGGGACGAGATCGCCGAGGCCATCAAATCGGCGGCGGTCGTGGTCATCCCGTCCCGGCACGAGGAGCTCGGCGGCACCGTGCTTGAGGCGTTGACCGCGGGCAAGGCCGTGGTGGTCACCGAGGTTGGCGGGCTGCCCGAGGTGGTCGACCACGGCGCGGCCGGGCTGATCGTGCCGCCGTACGACCCGCCAGGGCTGGCCGCCGCGGTACGCAAGTACCTGGACTCCCCCGAGCTGCGCCGCGAGCACGGGCGAGCGGGAACACTGCGGGCGGCGGGGTACGAGCTGGAGACGGTCAGCAAGCGGCTGACCGAGGTCTACGCGGCCGTCTCCGGCGTGCGGACGCCGGGCCGGACCTGA
- a CDS encoding DegT/DnrJ/EryC1/StrS aminotransferase family protein, giving the protein MAAIRSRRWAISWPSDGTQARERRFAEQWAAYNEVPYCVSVDHGSSALLVALEALDIGPGDEVIVPTMTWVAPVTAVLRVGALPVLVDVDPETGCITADTIRSGLSSRTKAVIVVHHAATVADLDGIMAVTERAGAALIEDCAQAHGARWRGRNVGTHGAVGVFSFQNGKVLAAGEGGAVITSDEQIYRKVQQLRADSRRYPDAEVPAGEMELVEDGEVMGANYCMSELSAAVLLDQLPRLDEQHQHREKIAVNLEKGLAELGDFGAIPVPPEADRRSIYEYGITFREGTFGSVPATRVAEAISAELGMPWYPPDPPLNRSLMLRPHTKRRFAQIWSEEGRRRATGREFPGAERFCVSTLLCHHGALLGNSADVEDILSALAKVREHHDQL; this is encoded by the coding sequence GTGGCAGCCATCCGATCCAGACGATGGGCGATCAGCTGGCCGAGTGACGGCACTCAGGCACGCGAACGGCGGTTCGCCGAACAGTGGGCGGCTTACAACGAGGTGCCCTACTGCGTCAGTGTCGACCATGGATCGAGCGCTCTGCTGGTCGCGCTGGAGGCGCTGGACATCGGTCCCGGCGACGAGGTGATCGTCCCGACGATGACCTGGGTCGCCCCGGTCACCGCGGTGCTGCGGGTCGGCGCGCTGCCGGTGCTGGTCGATGTGGACCCGGAGACCGGCTGTATCACCGCGGACACGATCCGTTCCGGCCTGTCCTCGCGCACCAAGGCGGTCATCGTAGTGCACCACGCCGCGACGGTGGCCGATCTGGACGGCATCATGGCGGTCACCGAGCGGGCGGGTGCCGCGCTGATCGAGGACTGCGCGCAGGCCCACGGCGCACGCTGGCGGGGCCGCAACGTGGGCACGCACGGCGCGGTCGGCGTGTTCAGCTTCCAGAACGGCAAGGTCCTCGCCGCGGGCGAGGGTGGTGCGGTGATCACCTCGGACGAGCAGATCTACCGCAAGGTCCAGCAGCTGCGCGCGGACTCGCGCCGGTACCCGGACGCCGAGGTGCCTGCGGGCGAGATGGAGCTGGTCGAGGACGGCGAGGTGATGGGCGCGAACTACTGCATGTCCGAGCTTTCCGCTGCGGTGCTGCTCGACCAGCTGCCACGGCTCGACGAGCAGCACCAGCATCGCGAGAAGATCGCCGTCAACCTGGAAAAGGGCCTCGCCGAACTCGGTGACTTCGGCGCGATCCCGGTACCGCCGGAGGCGGATCGGCGCTCCATCTACGAGTACGGGATCACCTTCCGGGAGGGTACCTTCGGTTCCGTGCCCGCGACGCGGGTCGCCGAGGCGATCAGCGCCGAGCTGGGAATGCCGTGGTACCCGCCGGACCCGCCGCTGAACCGCAGCCTGATGCTGCGCCCGCACACCAAGCGGCGGTTCGCGCAGATCTGGAGCGAGGAGGGCCGCAGGCGGGCGACCGGCCGAGAGTTCCCTGGCGCCGAGCGGTTCTGCGTCTCCACATTGCTGTGCCACCACGGCGCGTTACTGGGCAACTCCGCCGATGTGGAGGACATCCTCAGCGCGCTCGCCAAGGTCCGCGAGCATCATGACCAGCTCTGA